TGCGCGCCTGTCTGCGCGACGAGGGAGAGGCGGCCTTCCGCGCCGAGCAGCTGCTCGAGTGGCTCTACGCGAAGGGCGTCGAGGACCCGCGCGCGATGTCGAACCTGCCGGCCGCGCTGCGCGAGCGGCTCGCCGCCGGCTATGCGACGCGCGCGCTCGAGACCGAGGCGGTGCAGCTCTCGCGCGACGGCACGCGCAAGCTCGCGCTGCGCGCGGCCGACGGCGCGGTGATCGAGACGGTCGTGATCCCGGAGGCGCGGCGCACGACGCTCTGCGTGTCGACGCAGGTCGGCTGCTCGCTCGCGTGCTCGTTCTGCGCGACGGGCGCGCTCGGCCTGGCGCGCAACCTCACGACGGCCGAGATCGTCGACCAGGTCTGTCGCGCGCGCGAGGCGGCCGGCGACGACGCGCCGATCACGAACGTCGTGTTCATGGGCATGGGCGAGCCGTTGCTCAACCTCGCGAACGTGCGGAGCGCGATCGAGCTGCTCGTGCACCCGAAGGCCTTCGCGATGGCGCCGCGCCGCATCACGGTCTCGACCGCCGGGCTCGTGCCGCGCATCCACGACCTGCTCGCGATCGCGCCCATCCACCTCGCGGTGTCGCTGCACGCGACGACCGACGAGGTGCGCGACGAGCTCGTCCCGCTCAACCGCCGCTTCCCGCTCGACGCGCTGCTCGGCGCGCTGCGCGAGGAGCCGCTCGTGAACCGGCGCCGGCCCGTCTTCTTCGAGTACACGCTGATGGCGGGCGTGAACGACTCGATCGCCGACGCGCGCCGGCTGCCGAAGCTGCTCCGGGGAATCCCCGCGAAGGTGAACGTGATTCCGATGAACCCGCACGCCGACGCGCCGTACGGGCCGCCGGCGGACGAGGTCGTCGATCGCTTCACCGCCGAGGTGCACGCCGGCGGATTGCGAGTCACGCTGCGCCGCGACCGAGGCCGGGACATCGACGCCGCGTGCGGGCAGCTCGCCGCGCGCGGGCGCGGCGGCGCATCGCCGGCGCGGGCGGCGGCGGGCTAGCGCGCCGCTCGCAGGTGCGGGGCGACGACCGAGGGCGTCAGGGAGATGCGTCCGAGGCGCGGGTCGGGGCGTCAAGCCCGCGTCGTTCGCGGCCGATGCGCCTGCCCACGCGCCGTGTCGGCGCGCCTCCGGGCCGGCCGCAGCGCGCCGCGGCGCGGTCGGGGGCCGGGCGAGCAACGCGAGGGGAGGGGCGAGCGAGCGCATGCTCTACGCGGTCGGCGACATCCACGGCGAGCGCGAGAAGCTCGACGAGCTGCTCGCCGCGCTGCCGCTCGAGCCGGGCGACCGCCTCGTCTTCCTCGGCGACTACATCGACCGCGGCCCCGACTCGTGCGCGGTCGTCGATCGCCTCGTGGCGTTCTCGAAGCAGTGGCCGTGCACGTTCCTGCTCGGCAACCACGAGTCGATGTTCCTCGACTTCCTCGGCTGGACGGACGACCGCTACTTCGGCGGCGACGCCTT
This genomic interval from Myxococcota bacterium contains the following:
- the rlmN gene encoding 23S rRNA (adenine(2503)-C(2))-methyltransferase RlmN; the encoded protein is MAGLPNLKSLAPAALRACLRDEGEAAFRAEQLLEWLYAKGVEDPRAMSNLPAALRERLAAGYATRALETEAVQLSRDGTRKLALRAADGAVIETVVIPEARRTTLCVSTQVGCSLACSFCATGALGLARNLTTAEIVDQVCRAREAAGDDAPITNVVFMGMGEPLLNLANVRSAIELLVHPKAFAMAPRRITVSTAGLVPRIHDLLAIAPIHLAVSLHATTDEVRDELVPLNRRFPLDALLGALREEPLVNRRRPVFFEYTLMAGVNDSIADARRLPKLLRGIPAKVNVIPMNPHADAPYGPPADEVVDRFTAEVHAGGLRVTLRRDRGRDIDAACGQLAARGRGGASPARAAAG